In Diabrotica undecimpunctata isolate CICGRU chromosome 4, icDiaUnde3, whole genome shotgun sequence, a single genomic region encodes these proteins:
- the LOC140438248 gene encoding uncharacterized protein, which yields MARKQKTNVKLTAEVQKRCLRSSCNINNNNATIPTSKNVRKPAKRQLVKDISPILPEITIPTKTLTAVVQKQKTDPTDQIIPNDEQEQVRTKPIIAVIPTIELNLQKQKTDPTDPFFLTDEQIPVTTESVIAVVEEHKMDTSVPVVTAVEQQTIEAQEYVYLNGCQVFTTYRHKKFDNLQRKSYFSKKCWFAYSRLQLSLKV from the exons ATGGcaagaaaacagaaaacaaaCGTAAAGTTGACTGCGGAAGTCCAGAAGAGGTGCTTAAG aTCATCTTgcaatataaataacaataatgcCACGATACCAACCTCAAAGAATGTTAGAAAACCTGCAAAGCGGCAACTGGTTAAAGACATTTCGCCAATCCTACCTGAAATTACTATTCCAACAAAAACATTAACTGCCGTTGTCCAAAAGCAAAAAACAGACCCAACAGATCAAATTATTCCAAATGATGAACAGGAACAGGTTAGAACCAAACCAATCATTGCTGTTATTCCAACTATTGAACTCAACTTGCAAAAGCAAAAAACAGATCCCACGGATCCATTTTTTCTAACCGATGAACAGATACCGGTTACAACCGAATCAGTCATTGCAGTGGTAGAGGAGCACAAAATGGATACTTCAGTCCCAGTTGTTACAGCTGTTGAACAACAAACAATAGAAGCACAAGAGTACGTCTATTTAAATGGATGCCAGGTGTTCACAACATACCGTCATAAGAAATTCGACAACTTACAAAGGAAGTCATATTTTAGCAAGAAATGTTGGTTCGCATACTCACGGTTGCAGTTGAGCTTaaaagtataa